In Ipomoea triloba cultivar NCNSP0323 chromosome 15, ASM357664v1, one genomic interval encodes:
- the LOC116007465 gene encoding uncharacterized protein LOC116007465, which translates to MEKKSVKIWVVLGVLVALAGAQCGEADSVYGCLGGCYNQCVVLARKSGASRYPCYIGCINGCVPRTAADYQNYCQIGCNLQLCSPTRYDGAQLEKCVGRCGNICNRA; encoded by the exons ATGGAGAAAAAGAGTGTGAAAATTTGGGTTGTGTTGGGTGTGTTGGTAGCCCTGGCTGGAGCTCAATGTGGAGAAGCAGACAGTGTTTATGGGTGCCTAGGAGGATGTTACAACCAGTGTGTTGTGTTGGCTAGGAAATCTGGAGCTTCCAGGTATCCTTGTTACATAGGATGCATCAATGGCTGTGTTCCTAGGACTGCTGCTGATTACCAGAACTATTGCCAAATTGGGTGCAATTTGCAGCTTTGCTCCCCAACTCGCTATG ATGGTGCACAGTTGGAGAAGTGTGTTGGCAGATGTGGAAACATATGTAATAGGGCTTAG